The Oncorhynchus tshawytscha isolate Ot180627B linkage group LG20, Otsh_v2.0, whole genome shotgun sequence genome has a window encoding:
- the LOC112219611 gene encoding alpha-adducin isoform X1, with protein MNGDSGAGVVTALPPTTAPHKERYFDRVDESSLEYQRERNMAPDLRQDFNMMEQRKRVSMILQSPAFCDELDTMIHDQLKRGKTPTSLLALQQIADFMTTSIPTMYPAAPQGGMAALNMSLGMVTPVNDLRGSDSISYEKGEKLLRCKLAAFYRLTDLFGWSQLIYNHLTVRVNSDQERFIIVPFGLLYSEVSASSLVKINMQGEIVDRGSTNLGVNQAGFTLHSAIYAARPDVKCIVHVHTPAGAAVSAMKCGLLPISPEALTLGEVAYHDYHGIIIDNEENVLIQKNLGPTSKVLILRNHGLVSVGETVEEAFYYIHNLVTACEIQVRTLASAGGPGNLVMLDPAKYKSRPRCSEHVEGSTHPKWLVGEQEFEAYMRMLDNLGYRTGYPYRCPALRDKAKKFSSDIEIAPSATGYSYAEDSDSGARSPLKHSFQRQQRDKTRWPNSGRLEEAYEEGPDGGSPKLKTKVWTNITHDHVKPLLQSLSSGVCVPSCITNCLWTNEEGMRQAAVANQFVPLNTNPKEVLEMRNKIREQNLKDIKTAGPESQVLCAGSMVDRSFVQDAPLSDCTDTIASLDLSEANSPAKYFRKGELVTASKAIIEKEYQPRVIINQKGPNPFNKQFDQELEEYRKEVELKQKGPDVQGEGSSTARTQLPSPWPGEGGLSPSTSPQKPALKPKPRCVPEKGLDVSETPSTATPTTTTSFPSRDTLTESGDGQESPGTSTGSGPRAYGGDSRPESPHKDFHCAVLKALRTTNTELAALTLLEAPDALPEPEEEVKGQSQTCTPPSTPVRAEEEPQPEHTYKYESDQAPLRQTLPDLTQDDEPSATPAPTLPAKDPTPVPPATTEGEGPADASAAGNQDCEQDGDEYPSKSPSKKKKTFRTPSFLKKNKKKMEEKEQKAKEP; from the exons ATGAACGGTGACTCAGGTGCTGGGGTGGTGACTGCCCTCCCGCCCACCACCGCCCCCCACAAGGAGCGCTACTTTGACCGTGTGGATGAAAGCAGCCTAGAGTACCAGCGTGAGAGAAACATGGCTCCAGACCTCAGACAGGATTTCAACATGATGGAGCAGAGGAAGAGGGTCTCCATGATCCTGCAGAGCCCG GCGTTTTGTGATGAGCTGGATACGATGATCCATGACCAGCTGAAGAGGGGAAAGACCCCCACCAGCCTGTTGGCCCTGCAGCAGATAGCTGATTTCATGACCACCAGTATCCCCACCATGTACCCTGCAGCGCCACAGGGAGGCATGGCTGCACTCAACATGA gtcTGGGTATGGTAACTCCAGTGAATGACCTGCGTGGATCTGACTCTATCTCCtatgagaaaggagagaaactGCTTCGTTGTAAGCTAGCTGCCTTCTACCGCCTGACAGACCTCTTTGGCTGGTCCCAGCTCATCTACAACCACTTAACC GTCAGGGTGAATTCAGATCAGGAGAGGTTCATTATTGTCCCTTTTGGGCTTCTGTACAGTGAAGTCTCCGCCTCCAGTCTG GTGAAGATTAATATGCAAGGGGAGATTGTGGACCGGGGGAGCACCAATCTAGGGGTCAACCAGGCTGGCTTCACTCTCCACTCAGCCATCTATGCAGCCCGGCCAGACGTTAAGTGCATTGTGCACGTCCACACACCGGCAGGAGCTGCA GTGTCGGCCATGAAGTGTGGCCTGTTACCCATCTCTCCAGAGGCCCTGACCCTGGGGGAGGTGGCTTACCATGACTATCACGGCATCATCATAGACAACGAGGAGAACGTCCTCATACAGAAGAACCTGGGGCCAACCAGCAAG GTTCTGATCCTGAGAAACCATGGTTTGGTGTCTGTTGGGGAGACTGTGGAGGAAGCCTTCTACTATATCCACAACCTGGTCACTGCATGTGAGATCCAG gtgcgCACCCTAGCCAGTGCTGGAGGACCTGGTAACCTGGTGATGCTGGACCCTGCTAAGTACAAATCCCGGCCACGGTGCTCTGAGCATGTCGAGGGCTCCACACACCCCAAGTGGCTGGTCGGGGAGCAGGAGTTTGAGGCTTACATGAGGATGCTGGATAACCTG GGTTACAGGACAGGCTACCCCTACAGGTGCCCTGCCCTGCGAGACAAAGCTAAAAAGTTCAGTAGCGACATAGAGATCGCTCCCTCGGCCACGGGCTATTCCTATGCCGAGGACAGTGACTCGGGCGCTCGCTCCCCTCTCAAGCACAGCTTTCAGAGGCAGCAGCGTGACAAGACCCGCTGGCCCAACTCGGGCCGGCTGGAAGAGGCCTACGAGGAAGGGCCCGACGGTGGCAGCCCCAAGTTGAAGACTAAGGTGTGGACGAACATTACACACGATCACGTCAAACCCTTGCTGCAGTCTCTCTCGTCCGGTGTCTGCGTGCCAAGCTGTATTACCAACTGCTTG TGGACAAATGAGGAAGGAATGCGACAGGCTGCAGTAGCCAATCAGTTTGTCCCGCTCAACACAAACCCCAAGGaggtgctggagatgaggaacAAG ATCCGAGAGCAGAACCTTAAGGACATCAAGACTGCAGGGCCTGAGTCCCAGGTGCTGTGTGCTGGAAGCATGGTGGACCGCTCCTTTGTCCAG GACGCCCCTCTGTCTGACTGTACGGACACTATTGCCAGCCTCGATCTGTCAGAGGCCAATAGTCCTGCTAAGTATTTTAGAAAG GGAGAGCTGGTGACAGCGTCTAAGGCCATCATAGAGAAGGAGTACCAGCCCAGAGTCATCATCAACCAGAAAGGCCCCAACCCCTTCAACAAGCAGTTCGACCAGGAGCTGGAGGAATACCGCAAGGAGGTGGAACTCAAACAGAAAGGACCCGATG TACAGGGTGAAGGGTCCTCCACAGCCAGGACACAGCTCCCTTCACCTTGGCCTGGGGAGGGAGGcctgtccccctctacctccccacaGAAGCCTGCACTGAAGCCAAAGCCCCGCTGTGTCCCAGAGAAGGGACTGGATGTTTCAGAGACCCCCTCCACggccacccctaccaccaccacctctttcCCCAGCCGAGACACCCTGACAGAGTCGGGGGATGGTCAGGAGAGCCCTGGGACGTCCACAGGGTCGGGGCCCAGGGCCTACGGGGGAGATTCCCGCCCGGAGTCTCCTCACAAGGATTTTCACTGTGCCGTGCTGAAGGCCCTCAGAACCACCAACACAGAACTGGCTGCCCTCACCCTCCTTGAGGCTCCAG ATGCGTTACCGGAGcctgaggaagaggtgaagggtcAGAGTCAGACCTGTACGCCCCCCAGCACCCCTGTCAGAGCAGAGGAAG agccccagccGGAGCACACCTATAAGTATGAGAGTGACCAGGCTCCACTGAGACAGACCCTCCCTGACCTGACCCAAGACGACGAACCCTCCGCCACCCCAGCCCCCACCCTCCCCGCCAAAGACCCCACTCCTGTCCCTCCCGCCACCACTGAGGGAGAGGGGCCTGCTGACGCTTCCGCCGCCGGCAACCAAGACTGTGAACAGGACGGTGACGAATATCCCAGCAAATCACCTTCCAAGAAGAAGAAGACGTTCCGCACTCCCTCCTTCCtcaagaaaaacaaaaagaagaTGGAAGAAAAGGAACAAAAAGCAAAGGAACCCTAG
- the LOC112219611 gene encoding alpha-adducin isoform X2 — translation MNGDSGAGVVTALPPTTAPHKERYFDRVDESSLEYQRERNMAPDLRQDFNMMEQRKRVSMILQSPAFCDELDTMIHDQLKRGKTPTSLLALQQIADFMTTSIPTMYPAAPQGGMAALNMSLGMVTPVNDLRGSDSISYEKGEKLLRCKLAAFYRLTDLFGWSQLIYNHLTVRVNSDQERFIIVPFGLLYSEVSASSLVKINMQGEIVDRGSTNLGVNQAGFTLHSAIYAARPDVKCIVHVHTPAGAAVSAMKCGLLPISPEALTLGEVAYHDYHGIIIDNEENVLIQKNLGPTSKVLILRNHGLVSVGETVEEAFYYIHNLVTACEIQVRTLASAGGPGNLVMLDPAKYKSRPRCSEHVEGSTHPKWLVGEQEFEAYMRMLDNLGYRTGYPYRCPALRDKAKKFSSDIEIAPSATGYSYAEDSDSGARSPLKHSFQRQQRDKTRWPNSGRLEEAYEEGPDGGSPKLKTKVWTNITHDHVKPLLQSLSSGVCVPSCITNCLWTNEEGMRQAAVANQFVPLNTNPKEVLEMRNKIREQNLKDIKTAGPESQVLCAGSMVDRSFVQGELVTASKAIIEKEYQPRVIINQKGPNPFNKQFDQELEEYRKEVELKQKGPDVQGEGSSTARTQLPSPWPGEGGLSPSTSPQKPALKPKPRCVPEKGLDVSETPSTATPTTTTSFPSRDTLTESGDGQESPGTSTGSGPRAYGGDSRPESPHKDFHCAVLKALRTTNTELAALTLLEAPDALPEPEEEVKGQSQTCTPPSTPVRAEEEPQPEHTYKYESDQAPLRQTLPDLTQDDEPSATPAPTLPAKDPTPVPPATTEGEGPADASAAGNQDCEQDGDEYPSKSPSKKKKTFRTPSFLKKNKKKMEEKEQKAKEP, via the exons ATGAACGGTGACTCAGGTGCTGGGGTGGTGACTGCCCTCCCGCCCACCACCGCCCCCCACAAGGAGCGCTACTTTGACCGTGTGGATGAAAGCAGCCTAGAGTACCAGCGTGAGAGAAACATGGCTCCAGACCTCAGACAGGATTTCAACATGATGGAGCAGAGGAAGAGGGTCTCCATGATCCTGCAGAGCCCG GCGTTTTGTGATGAGCTGGATACGATGATCCATGACCAGCTGAAGAGGGGAAAGACCCCCACCAGCCTGTTGGCCCTGCAGCAGATAGCTGATTTCATGACCACCAGTATCCCCACCATGTACCCTGCAGCGCCACAGGGAGGCATGGCTGCACTCAACATGA gtcTGGGTATGGTAACTCCAGTGAATGACCTGCGTGGATCTGACTCTATCTCCtatgagaaaggagagaaactGCTTCGTTGTAAGCTAGCTGCCTTCTACCGCCTGACAGACCTCTTTGGCTGGTCCCAGCTCATCTACAACCACTTAACC GTCAGGGTGAATTCAGATCAGGAGAGGTTCATTATTGTCCCTTTTGGGCTTCTGTACAGTGAAGTCTCCGCCTCCAGTCTG GTGAAGATTAATATGCAAGGGGAGATTGTGGACCGGGGGAGCACCAATCTAGGGGTCAACCAGGCTGGCTTCACTCTCCACTCAGCCATCTATGCAGCCCGGCCAGACGTTAAGTGCATTGTGCACGTCCACACACCGGCAGGAGCTGCA GTGTCGGCCATGAAGTGTGGCCTGTTACCCATCTCTCCAGAGGCCCTGACCCTGGGGGAGGTGGCTTACCATGACTATCACGGCATCATCATAGACAACGAGGAGAACGTCCTCATACAGAAGAACCTGGGGCCAACCAGCAAG GTTCTGATCCTGAGAAACCATGGTTTGGTGTCTGTTGGGGAGACTGTGGAGGAAGCCTTCTACTATATCCACAACCTGGTCACTGCATGTGAGATCCAG gtgcgCACCCTAGCCAGTGCTGGAGGACCTGGTAACCTGGTGATGCTGGACCCTGCTAAGTACAAATCCCGGCCACGGTGCTCTGAGCATGTCGAGGGCTCCACACACCCCAAGTGGCTGGTCGGGGAGCAGGAGTTTGAGGCTTACATGAGGATGCTGGATAACCTG GGTTACAGGACAGGCTACCCCTACAGGTGCCCTGCCCTGCGAGACAAAGCTAAAAAGTTCAGTAGCGACATAGAGATCGCTCCCTCGGCCACGGGCTATTCCTATGCCGAGGACAGTGACTCGGGCGCTCGCTCCCCTCTCAAGCACAGCTTTCAGAGGCAGCAGCGTGACAAGACCCGCTGGCCCAACTCGGGCCGGCTGGAAGAGGCCTACGAGGAAGGGCCCGACGGTGGCAGCCCCAAGTTGAAGACTAAGGTGTGGACGAACATTACACACGATCACGTCAAACCCTTGCTGCAGTCTCTCTCGTCCGGTGTCTGCGTGCCAAGCTGTATTACCAACTGCTTG TGGACAAATGAGGAAGGAATGCGACAGGCTGCAGTAGCCAATCAGTTTGTCCCGCTCAACACAAACCCCAAGGaggtgctggagatgaggaacAAG ATCCGAGAGCAGAACCTTAAGGACATCAAGACTGCAGGGCCTGAGTCCCAGGTGCTGTGTGCTGGAAGCATGGTGGACCGCTCCTTTGTCCAG GGAGAGCTGGTGACAGCGTCTAAGGCCATCATAGAGAAGGAGTACCAGCCCAGAGTCATCATCAACCAGAAAGGCCCCAACCCCTTCAACAAGCAGTTCGACCAGGAGCTGGAGGAATACCGCAAGGAGGTGGAACTCAAACAGAAAGGACCCGATG TACAGGGTGAAGGGTCCTCCACAGCCAGGACACAGCTCCCTTCACCTTGGCCTGGGGAGGGAGGcctgtccccctctacctccccacaGAAGCCTGCACTGAAGCCAAAGCCCCGCTGTGTCCCAGAGAAGGGACTGGATGTTTCAGAGACCCCCTCCACggccacccctaccaccaccacctctttcCCCAGCCGAGACACCCTGACAGAGTCGGGGGATGGTCAGGAGAGCCCTGGGACGTCCACAGGGTCGGGGCCCAGGGCCTACGGGGGAGATTCCCGCCCGGAGTCTCCTCACAAGGATTTTCACTGTGCCGTGCTGAAGGCCCTCAGAACCACCAACACAGAACTGGCTGCCCTCACCCTCCTTGAGGCTCCAG ATGCGTTACCGGAGcctgaggaagaggtgaagggtcAGAGTCAGACCTGTACGCCCCCCAGCACCCCTGTCAGAGCAGAGGAAG agccccagccGGAGCACACCTATAAGTATGAGAGTGACCAGGCTCCACTGAGACAGACCCTCCCTGACCTGACCCAAGACGACGAACCCTCCGCCACCCCAGCCCCCACCCTCCCCGCCAAAGACCCCACTCCTGTCCCTCCCGCCACCACTGAGGGAGAGGGGCCTGCTGACGCTTCCGCCGCCGGCAACCAAGACTGTGAACAGGACGGTGACGAATATCCCAGCAAATCACCTTCCAAGAAGAAGAAGACGTTCCGCACTCCCTCCTTCCtcaagaaaaacaaaaagaagaTGGAAGAAAAGGAACAAAAAGCAAAGGAACCCTAG
- the LOC112219611 gene encoding alpha-adducin isoform X7: MNGDSGAGVVTALPPTTAPHKERYFDRVDESSLEYQRERNMAPDLRQDFNMMEQRKRVSMILQSPAFCDELDTMIHDQLKRGKTPTSLLALQQIADFMTTSIPTMYPAAPQGGMAALNMSLGMVTPVNDLRGSDSISYEKGEKLLRCKLAAFYRLTDLFGWSQLIYNHLTVRVNSDQERFIIVPFGLLYSEVSASSLVKINMQGEIVDRGSTNLGVNQAGFTLHSAIYAARPDVKCIVHVHTPAGAAVSAMKCGLLPISPEALTLGEVAYHDYHGIIIDNEENVLIQKNLGPTSKVLILRNHGLVSVGETVEEAFYYIHNLVTACEIQVRTLASAGGPGNLVMLDPAKYKSRPRCSEHVEGSTHPKWLVGEQEFEAYMRMLDNLGYRTGYPYRCPALRDKAKKFSSDIEIAPSATGYSYAEDSDSGARSPLKHSFQRQQRDKTRWPNSGRLEEAYEEGPDGGSPKLKTKVWTNITHDHVKPLLQSLSSGVCVPSCITNCLWTNEEGMRQAAVANQFVPLNTNPKEVLEMRNKIREQNLKDIKTAGPESQVLCAGSMVDRSFVQDAPLSDCTDTIASLDLSEANSPAKYFRKGELVTASKAIIEKEYQPRVIINQKGPNPFNKQFDQELEEYRKEVELKQKGPDDALPEPEEEVKGQSQTCTPPSTPVRAEEEPQPEHTYKYESDQAPLRQTLPDLTQDDEPSATPAPTLPAKDPTPVPPATTEGEGPADASAAGNQDCEQDGDEYPSKSPSKKKKTFRTPSFLKKNKKKMEEKEQKAKEP; encoded by the exons ATGAACGGTGACTCAGGTGCTGGGGTGGTGACTGCCCTCCCGCCCACCACCGCCCCCCACAAGGAGCGCTACTTTGACCGTGTGGATGAAAGCAGCCTAGAGTACCAGCGTGAGAGAAACATGGCTCCAGACCTCAGACAGGATTTCAACATGATGGAGCAGAGGAAGAGGGTCTCCATGATCCTGCAGAGCCCG GCGTTTTGTGATGAGCTGGATACGATGATCCATGACCAGCTGAAGAGGGGAAAGACCCCCACCAGCCTGTTGGCCCTGCAGCAGATAGCTGATTTCATGACCACCAGTATCCCCACCATGTACCCTGCAGCGCCACAGGGAGGCATGGCTGCACTCAACATGA gtcTGGGTATGGTAACTCCAGTGAATGACCTGCGTGGATCTGACTCTATCTCCtatgagaaaggagagaaactGCTTCGTTGTAAGCTAGCTGCCTTCTACCGCCTGACAGACCTCTTTGGCTGGTCCCAGCTCATCTACAACCACTTAACC GTCAGGGTGAATTCAGATCAGGAGAGGTTCATTATTGTCCCTTTTGGGCTTCTGTACAGTGAAGTCTCCGCCTCCAGTCTG GTGAAGATTAATATGCAAGGGGAGATTGTGGACCGGGGGAGCACCAATCTAGGGGTCAACCAGGCTGGCTTCACTCTCCACTCAGCCATCTATGCAGCCCGGCCAGACGTTAAGTGCATTGTGCACGTCCACACACCGGCAGGAGCTGCA GTGTCGGCCATGAAGTGTGGCCTGTTACCCATCTCTCCAGAGGCCCTGACCCTGGGGGAGGTGGCTTACCATGACTATCACGGCATCATCATAGACAACGAGGAGAACGTCCTCATACAGAAGAACCTGGGGCCAACCAGCAAG GTTCTGATCCTGAGAAACCATGGTTTGGTGTCTGTTGGGGAGACTGTGGAGGAAGCCTTCTACTATATCCACAACCTGGTCACTGCATGTGAGATCCAG gtgcgCACCCTAGCCAGTGCTGGAGGACCTGGTAACCTGGTGATGCTGGACCCTGCTAAGTACAAATCCCGGCCACGGTGCTCTGAGCATGTCGAGGGCTCCACACACCCCAAGTGGCTGGTCGGGGAGCAGGAGTTTGAGGCTTACATGAGGATGCTGGATAACCTG GGTTACAGGACAGGCTACCCCTACAGGTGCCCTGCCCTGCGAGACAAAGCTAAAAAGTTCAGTAGCGACATAGAGATCGCTCCCTCGGCCACGGGCTATTCCTATGCCGAGGACAGTGACTCGGGCGCTCGCTCCCCTCTCAAGCACAGCTTTCAGAGGCAGCAGCGTGACAAGACCCGCTGGCCCAACTCGGGCCGGCTGGAAGAGGCCTACGAGGAAGGGCCCGACGGTGGCAGCCCCAAGTTGAAGACTAAGGTGTGGACGAACATTACACACGATCACGTCAAACCCTTGCTGCAGTCTCTCTCGTCCGGTGTCTGCGTGCCAAGCTGTATTACCAACTGCTTG TGGACAAATGAGGAAGGAATGCGACAGGCTGCAGTAGCCAATCAGTTTGTCCCGCTCAACACAAACCCCAAGGaggtgctggagatgaggaacAAG ATCCGAGAGCAGAACCTTAAGGACATCAAGACTGCAGGGCCTGAGTCCCAGGTGCTGTGTGCTGGAAGCATGGTGGACCGCTCCTTTGTCCAG GACGCCCCTCTGTCTGACTGTACGGACACTATTGCCAGCCTCGATCTGTCAGAGGCCAATAGTCCTGCTAAGTATTTTAGAAAG GGAGAGCTGGTGACAGCGTCTAAGGCCATCATAGAGAAGGAGTACCAGCCCAGAGTCATCATCAACCAGAAAGGCCCCAACCCCTTCAACAAGCAGTTCGACCAGGAGCTGGAGGAATACCGCAAGGAGGTGGAACTCAAACAGAAAGGACCCGATG ATGCGTTACCGGAGcctgaggaagaggtgaagggtcAGAGTCAGACCTGTACGCCCCCCAGCACCCCTGTCAGAGCAGAGGAAG agccccagccGGAGCACACCTATAAGTATGAGAGTGACCAGGCTCCACTGAGACAGACCCTCCCTGACCTGACCCAAGACGACGAACCCTCCGCCACCCCAGCCCCCACCCTCCCCGCCAAAGACCCCACTCCTGTCCCTCCCGCCACCACTGAGGGAGAGGGGCCTGCTGACGCTTCCGCCGCCGGCAACCAAGACTGTGAACAGGACGGTGACGAATATCCCAGCAAATCACCTTCCAAGAAGAAGAAGACGTTCCGCACTCCCTCCTTCCtcaagaaaaacaaaaagaagaTGGAAGAAAAGGAACAAAAAGCAAAGGAACCCTAG
- the LOC112219611 gene encoding alpha-adducin isoform X8 produces MNGDSGAGVVTALPPTTAPHKERYFDRVDESSLEYQRERNMAPDLRQDFNMMEQRKRVSMILQSPAFCDELDTMIHDQLKRGKTPTSLLALQQIADFMTTSIPTMYPAAPQGGMAALNMSLGMVTPVNDLRGSDSISYEKGEKLLRCKLAAFYRLTDLFGWSQLIYNHLTVRVNSDQERFIIVPFGLLYSEVSASSLVKINMQGEIVDRGSTNLGVNQAGFTLHSAIYAARPDVKCIVHVHTPAGAAVSAMKCGLLPISPEALTLGEVAYHDYHGIIIDNEENVLIQKNLGPTSKVLILRNHGLVSVGETVEEAFYYIHNLVTACEIQVRTLASAGGPGNLVMLDPAKYKSRPRCSEHVEGSTHPKWLVGEQEFEAYMRMLDNLGYRTGYPYRCPALRDKAKKFSSDIEIAPSATGYSYAEDSDSGARSPLKHSFQRQQRDKTRWPNSGRLEEAYEEGPDGGSPKLKTKVWTNITHDHVKPLLQSLSSGVCVPSCITNCLWTNEEGMRQAAVANQFVPLNTNPKEVLEMRNKIREQNLKDIKTAGPESQVLCAGSMVDRSFVQGELVTASKAIIEKEYQPRVIINQKGPNPFNKQFDQELEEYRKEVELKQKGPDDALPEPEEEVKGQSQTCTPPSTPVRAEEEPQPEHTYKYESDQAPLRQTLPDLTQDDEPSATPAPTLPAKDPTPVPPATTEGEGPADASAAGNQDCEQDGDEYPSKSPSKKKKTFRTPSFLKKNKKKMEEKEQKAKEP; encoded by the exons ATGAACGGTGACTCAGGTGCTGGGGTGGTGACTGCCCTCCCGCCCACCACCGCCCCCCACAAGGAGCGCTACTTTGACCGTGTGGATGAAAGCAGCCTAGAGTACCAGCGTGAGAGAAACATGGCTCCAGACCTCAGACAGGATTTCAACATGATGGAGCAGAGGAAGAGGGTCTCCATGATCCTGCAGAGCCCG GCGTTTTGTGATGAGCTGGATACGATGATCCATGACCAGCTGAAGAGGGGAAAGACCCCCACCAGCCTGTTGGCCCTGCAGCAGATAGCTGATTTCATGACCACCAGTATCCCCACCATGTACCCTGCAGCGCCACAGGGAGGCATGGCTGCACTCAACATGA gtcTGGGTATGGTAACTCCAGTGAATGACCTGCGTGGATCTGACTCTATCTCCtatgagaaaggagagaaactGCTTCGTTGTAAGCTAGCTGCCTTCTACCGCCTGACAGACCTCTTTGGCTGGTCCCAGCTCATCTACAACCACTTAACC GTCAGGGTGAATTCAGATCAGGAGAGGTTCATTATTGTCCCTTTTGGGCTTCTGTACAGTGAAGTCTCCGCCTCCAGTCTG GTGAAGATTAATATGCAAGGGGAGATTGTGGACCGGGGGAGCACCAATCTAGGGGTCAACCAGGCTGGCTTCACTCTCCACTCAGCCATCTATGCAGCCCGGCCAGACGTTAAGTGCATTGTGCACGTCCACACACCGGCAGGAGCTGCA GTGTCGGCCATGAAGTGTGGCCTGTTACCCATCTCTCCAGAGGCCCTGACCCTGGGGGAGGTGGCTTACCATGACTATCACGGCATCATCATAGACAACGAGGAGAACGTCCTCATACAGAAGAACCTGGGGCCAACCAGCAAG GTTCTGATCCTGAGAAACCATGGTTTGGTGTCTGTTGGGGAGACTGTGGAGGAAGCCTTCTACTATATCCACAACCTGGTCACTGCATGTGAGATCCAG gtgcgCACCCTAGCCAGTGCTGGAGGACCTGGTAACCTGGTGATGCTGGACCCTGCTAAGTACAAATCCCGGCCACGGTGCTCTGAGCATGTCGAGGGCTCCACACACCCCAAGTGGCTGGTCGGGGAGCAGGAGTTTGAGGCTTACATGAGGATGCTGGATAACCTG GGTTACAGGACAGGCTACCCCTACAGGTGCCCTGCCCTGCGAGACAAAGCTAAAAAGTTCAGTAGCGACATAGAGATCGCTCCCTCGGCCACGGGCTATTCCTATGCCGAGGACAGTGACTCGGGCGCTCGCTCCCCTCTCAAGCACAGCTTTCAGAGGCAGCAGCGTGACAAGACCCGCTGGCCCAACTCGGGCCGGCTGGAAGAGGCCTACGAGGAAGGGCCCGACGGTGGCAGCCCCAAGTTGAAGACTAAGGTGTGGACGAACATTACACACGATCACGTCAAACCCTTGCTGCAGTCTCTCTCGTCCGGTGTCTGCGTGCCAAGCTGTATTACCAACTGCTTG TGGACAAATGAGGAAGGAATGCGACAGGCTGCAGTAGCCAATCAGTTTGTCCCGCTCAACACAAACCCCAAGGaggtgctggagatgaggaacAAG ATCCGAGAGCAGAACCTTAAGGACATCAAGACTGCAGGGCCTGAGTCCCAGGTGCTGTGTGCTGGAAGCATGGTGGACCGCTCCTTTGTCCAG GGAGAGCTGGTGACAGCGTCTAAGGCCATCATAGAGAAGGAGTACCAGCCCAGAGTCATCATCAACCAGAAAGGCCCCAACCCCTTCAACAAGCAGTTCGACCAGGAGCTGGAGGAATACCGCAAGGAGGTGGAACTCAAACAGAAAGGACCCGATG ATGCGTTACCGGAGcctgaggaagaggtgaagggtcAGAGTCAGACCTGTACGCCCCCCAGCACCCCTGTCAGAGCAGAGGAAG agccccagccGGAGCACACCTATAAGTATGAGAGTGACCAGGCTCCACTGAGACAGACCCTCCCTGACCTGACCCAAGACGACGAACCCTCCGCCACCCCAGCCCCCACCCTCCCCGCCAAAGACCCCACTCCTGTCCCTCCCGCCACCACTGAGGGAGAGGGGCCTGCTGACGCTTCCGCCGCCGGCAACCAAGACTGTGAACAGGACGGTGACGAATATCCCAGCAAATCACCTTCCAAGAAGAAGAAGACGTTCCGCACTCCCTCCTTCCtcaagaaaaacaaaaagaagaTGGAAGAAAAGGAACAAAAAGCAAAGGAACCCTAG